CGTGGGTCCGCGAGCAGGTGGCGGTGCGGCGGCGCGAGCTGGCGGCCAACATGCGCATCGATCCGCCGCTGATCGTGCGCAGCGACGGCAAGGCGGTGATGCGGCCGGCGCCTGCCGGCCAGGTGATGAAAGGCGCCGGGGCTTCGCCCGGCGTGGTGCGGGGGCCGGCGCGCGTCCTGTTCGATCCGACCGACGGGGCGCGGCTGCATACCGGCGAGATCCTGGTGGCCAAGTTCACCGACCCGTCGTGGACGCCGCTGTTCCTGACAGCGGCGGGGCTGATCATGGAGGTCGGCGGGATCGTCAGCCACGGGGCGATCGTAGCGCGCGAATACGGCATCCCGGCTGTCGTGGGGGTGAAGGGCGCAACCCGCATCCTGCGCCAGGGGGAACGGGTGGAAGTCAACGGCAGCACCGGCGAAGTGATTCGGATCGAAGAGCGACGCGCAGTCGCAGCAGGCGCGTAGCGAAGGTGGGGGGATATGTGTCGGTTTGATGTGCTAGCGCTTTACCTTGCGCCGTGTCGCACCCACAGCGGCCAAACCCGTGCTCAGCAGCAACAGACTTACCGGCTCGGGGGCCGGCGCAGGAGTTCCGAACGCCTCCACGGTCACCGTAAATAGAGGGTAGCCTTCAAAGACTGGGGGCCCCGAGACTCCGGCCGTAACCGTGCAGGGCAGAATCTGGTTGAACCCGAAGTCGCAGTCCTCCTTTTGGACGAACTGGAACCCGGACATGGTGATGGTGAAATGGGTCGGGGTCGAGCCTGGCGCTCCCCACGGCCCCACGCCTTGGCCGCCGCCCCCGAGCCCCCCGTCCGGAAAGTACCATATGAACCAAGAATCCACCGCGCTGCTGAAATCCGCGGCAATGGCAGCGAAGTTCGCGTCCGAGGCGGTGAAGTCAACGGACTGGGGAGAGTTGGAGGGCGCGAAGTTTGCCGTGAAACAGGGGTTGCAGGTTATGTTGATCGGATCGTATGGCCCCGCCATGATCTCCAGAAAGGAACCGCTGATCTGGGGCGCTTGGGCGAAACCCGCGCTGACGCTGATTGTTCCGAGAAGAGTATCGGCTGACCCGACAGTGGAGGCGAACAGCAGCAGAAGAGAAACCGCGAGCAACCCGGCAGGCCTTTTCATACAAGACTCTCCTCACTGGCCAAAGAGAAACTTAAGGACGGAAAAAAGACGAGGGCTTGGCTACTGAGGTGCAATTTGGAGACCAACGCCGGTCTCGCATTTTCAGCGAGTTAGGTGGACCTCCTCCCCCCCCGAGATGCACGAGTTTGCATCATAAGTGAAGGCTACCGGACATCCCTTGGCTCTGCCAGCTGGCGCTCAATCGGCCGCCGACTGGCGTTGCTTGAAGTGCATCCCCCTGCGATAAAGCCCGTCGCTCCCGACATCGAACACCCGGTTGTAGCGCGCGCGATAGTTCTCCTGAGCGGCGCTGGCGGCGAGCTCGATCAGTTGCTCTTCAGAAAAATAGCGCCGCAGCTCGGAGTAGAGCCCGTCGCTCACGTTCGACGGGGTGTCCGCCATGGCGTCGGCCATGCGCAGCAACGCGGCTTCCTGAGGCGCGAAGCCTTGGAAGTTGCCGTCGCGAATGGCGCTGATCTCATCGTCGCTGCTTCCGTACATTCTGCCCCCGGCAGAATTGGCGTCGATTCAGAACGGACATCCGACGCGCACCGCCGTCCGCAGCATCACCAACGATCGCAGCCGCGGCAGCACCTGTGCTTTCTGGCCGAGCAGCCATTCAGTCAGCACACCGACCCAAAATACGCGGGGCACGCGGGCCTGGATCTTCTGCGGAGTCAGGTCACGACCCAGCAGCTTGCGCACCTTCTTGAACACCTGCCGCATGAGGAATGAAGTCTGTTTCGGATCTACCCCTTCGACTCTGGCCACGTTGCACTTCCCTGCTTCCGGCGATTCGCCGGTTCCATAGGATTTGGATTCCATCGCCCAAGCGCTGGATGCACGAGTGTTTCGCCCGCTCGACGAGCGTGGGCCTAGGAATGCTTGTCGCCGATGAACTTGAGGAAGCGGCTCACGATTAGCGGGACCACAGCGGCATTCGCCTGCTTGCGTCCGAAGCCAAGATCATGACCAGCTCCCTCAACCAGCAGGAGCGAGCTTCTGCCACCGATCAGGCCGAGCGCGGCTTCAATCTCCTGAGGGGAGGCGAACGGATCCTTTGTGCCCTGCACAAACAGGGCCGGAGGTCGGAGCTGGGGAAAGTGCCGTGTTCGCTGCTGCCCCGCTTTGCCGGGAGGATGGAGTGGATAAGACAACAAGAGCAATCCCGCGGCCAGGTCGCCACGCTCCGCTGCCACCATCGTGGCCTGGCGGCCGCCGTAGGACTGTCCGCCGAGAAACGTTTCCCCCGGAACAAGCGTGCGCAACGCTTCGACCGCCCTGACGATCCCCGCCTGGTCCGCGACGGCTGCCCCGGCCGACGGAGGACCGTGCGGCCGCTTTTGCCGGAACGGAAGATCGAATCGGAGGACGGCGAACCCGGCCTCGGCGAAGGCCTGTGCCAAGGCCACCAGCAAGGGCGCGCTGCAGTTGGAGCCGGCGCCGTGGGTCAGCGCCAGGGCAGCCTTGGGCGTGTCCGGGCGATGCAGCACCCCGCGCACCGCAGGCTCTGTGGAGTTATCGAGAATGGGCTCTTCCCGGTGCAAAGTTAGACCTTTAGCGAGCCGCGGAACGCCCTAGCGGCATAATAGGATTCCGCACCGTTGTGATACACGAAAACAGTGTCGTAGCGGCGATCACAAAAGAGGGCGCCGCCGAGTTTTCTGATATCAGAAGGTGTTTTCACCCAGCTCGACGTTTTCGTATCGAAGTTTCCGAGTTTCTGCAACTCTCGATATTGTTCCTCTGTTAAGAGCTCGATGCCCATGGCAGCAGCCATATCAACAGCGTTATCTTCCGGCTTATGTCCTTTCCTTGACTCCAGCGCTTCACGGTCGTAGCAAACACTTCTGCGGCCTTTAGGGCTTTCCGCTGAACAATCACAAAAATTGTACTCGCCCGTCTTTTTGTCAAGGCCAACAACGTCCGGTTCACCGCCAGTTCTTTCCATTTCATTGAGTGCCCACAGTTTTTCAGCATTCGCTTCCAGCTTTGCCTGTACTTGAGCCCATTCAAGACCTTTATGGCGGTTCATGTTCTTCTCAAAACGGGTTTTCAATGCTCTGAGTAGTTCTTCACGTTGTTTCTTTGAAAGGGTTACGTTTGGCATGGGCTTTATCCTTAAACGGGCGGCCGCTCGCGTTTGCGGTCTGAAGCGGGCTGTGGGGCCCGTCCCCACCCATTGACGCTGCTTGGATTTTCGGAGTCTAAGTTCACCGGGATCTCCCCGCGAGTGCGGCGTTCGACTGATTTGCTGCCGTGGCGAGCGAGGATCTGCCCTCCTTCGGCCCCAGCCAGCGCGCGACTGGGACGCCCAGAGTGCGGTTCTCGGGGCGCAACGCCCATGAGACGAGCGCCAGCGCCGCGATGACGAGCGGCGCTGCGATGTGGCCTACATACCCCGCCCCCGCATTGGCGGCGCCAGCGACGGCGTTCGTGATCGCGGCACCCGTCAGTTCGAAGGTCATCCCTGCGTAGGCCCATTCCTTGAGTCGCGGAAACCTAGGTACAAGGATCGCGATGCCCGCGAGCATCTTCCAAACGCCGAGGATCGGCCCGAAGTAATGAGGGTAGCCCAACTTGACGAGCCCGGCGATCGATGCTTCGACGAAGGTATTCACGAACCCGCCGGAGGTCATGACGAACGCGACCAGTGTGGTGCAAGTCCAGTAGGCGATGCTCCTCGCTTTGGTGACTCCCATCTTACGAGCCTCCTTCGAATTGCTTTGCGTACTCGGCGTTCAATCGCTGCCAGCCGCCGAACTTCATGGCCTCGGCGCCGACGATGCGTCCGATAGGAGTTCCGCTGAGAAGGTGATCCAGAACATCGAAACAAATGTGCCACCCGGCGGCGCCCCACGAGATGAAGCGGCGATCGATGTTGTGCCAGAGCGTGAGGCGCGTGCCGCTGCCGAGCGCCTCGAGCTCCCAGCGGAGGTCGCCGCCACCCCAGCTGTACTCGAGCAGCCTCGGCGCCTCGGCCCGCTTCACGGTGGTCTCGGAGACTTGCGGTGTCGGCGTCCCGACCGTCGAGAGCTTCACCGGCCCCACGGCAGCCAGGTTCCGATCGACGTCGAAGGGCGCCCATTCGCGCAGATGCACCGGATCGGTAAGCGCCTGCCAGACTTTTGCCGGCGAGTGGCGCAGTTCCCGGACGAGAATGAGCGTCCACTTCTCTCCGTCCTTTCGTACCTTTGCCCCGCTGGCCGGACCGGGTGCGTACTGTTCGCGATCGGTCATCCTCTCCTTGTCTTCTTTTTCGTCAGTGTTGATTGATCCATACGGTCAAGGTGGCGTTCGAGAGCATCCAGGTGAGCGGACCAGAACCGGCGGAACGGAGCCAGCCAGGCATCCACCTCCTGAAGCGGTGCAGGTTTCAGTCGATAGAGACGACGTTGTGCGTCCACCGTGGATTCCACGAAACCGGCCTCGCGCAGCACTCGCAGGTGCTTTGACACGGTCGGCTGCGGCATACGAAGTTGACGCTCGATCTCCCCCACCGACTGTTGTGACGAGACCAGCAGGCCCAATATCGCGCGGCGGTTCGGCTCTGCGATGATTTCGAACACAGATTCCATGCTCTTAATATACTCCAAATGGAATATACGTGTCAAGGTATATTAAGCAGGAGCCCGTGGGCACCCGTGCCAGGACGGAAGCCCGCGCGGGTTCGAGCTTCGGGCGTGCCGGGCACTGTAATCGCAGTCGCTGTGAGGTGTGACTTCTGTCATAGACGGGGCCGGGTCTGAGGTCCAGTCTCTACCTTATTCATTCTTCATAGGTGGTGTCGTTGGACCACCCGCAATACCAGATCCGAGTCGCAGACCGGGAGTATTGGCGCGAACAGATCAAGTGCCAGTACGCCTGTCCGGTCCACACCGATGCGCGGGGCTACGTGCGCGCCATCGCCGCCGGCGATTACGAGCACGCCTACCTGATCGCCCGCGGGCCGAATCCCCTGGCTTCCATCTGCGGGCGCATCTGCGGAGCTCCATGTGAGGCCGCCTGCCGCCGGGGCAGCATCGACCAGCCCATCTCCATCCGGGCACTCAAGCGTTTTGTCTGCGAGAAGTTCGGCAGTGAATCCCGGGCCGACGCCGGTGCCGGCTTGTTCCCCTACCTGAAGAGTCAGAGCGCCGAGCGGCAGTGTGACGACCTTGACGAGCTTCGCCACCTCCTTGATTTCCTGGCTGACTCCCAGTTCCCCCAGCCCAGCGGCGAACGCGTCGCCATCATCGGCTGCGGGCCGGCCGGCCTGGCTGCCGGCCACGATCTCGCGCTCATGGGATTCCGCCCGACCATCTTCGAAATGGACCCGATCCCTGCCGGCATGCTGGCCACCGGCGTCCCCGGATATCGCCTTCCGCGCGCGCTGATCCAGGCCGAAGTCGCGGTGATCCAAGCCATGGGTGTCGAGATCCGCTGTAACGTCCAGGTGGGCAAGGATGTGAGCTTCGACGAACTGCGGCGTGACTTTGCGGCAGTGGTGATCGCCTGTGGCGCCAAGCGCTCGCGGGCGCTGCCCATCCCCAATGCGGGCGCCATCGGCGTGCTGGGCGGCGTGGATTTCCTGCGCGACGTGGCGCTGGGCAAGAAGGTGGAACTGGGTGAGCGGGTCATCGTGGTCGGCGGCGGCAATGTCGCCTATGACGTGGCGCGCACCGTGCTGCGGCAGGAGGAATACGACGTCTCGCGCACCGCCGCCCGCATGGCCGGAGTGCGCCAGGTCAATCTTGTCTGCCTGGAATCGCTGGAGGAGATGCCCGCGGACACGGTGGAGATCCTCGAGGGGCAGGAAGAGGGTGTGCTGCGGCACAACAGCTGGGGGCCGAAGGAGATCCTGGTCCGTGAGATCAACGGCCAGAAGTTCGTGCGCGGCGTGCGCTTCGTCCGCTGCACCCAGGTGTACGACGAGAACAAGCGCTTCGCCCCGAAGTTCGATGAGACTGTAACCACCGAGGTCGAGGGCGACACGGTGCTGCTGTCGGTCGGGCAATCGGCCGACCTCAGCTTCCTGAATGCGGAGCGCGACGGCATCCAGATGCGCTCCCCACAACAGATCGTCAACGATCCCGCCACCTGCGCGACCTCTGCGCCTGGGGTCTTTGTGGCCGGCGACATCGCCTACGGGCCGCGGCTGATGATCCACGCCATCGCCAGCGGCAAGCAAGCGGCTCGCTCCATCTATCGCTATCTGCGCGGCCGGGAGATTGCGCCGGAAGAGGTGCAGTTCCACGCGCCTCTGGAGCATTACCGCAGGGAAAAGCATTACGAGCGCCGCGCCCGCCTGCACATTCCCACGCTTTCTGCGGAGCAGCGCCTGAGGGACCCTTCGTCGCTGGTGGAGGTCGGCTACGACGACGAACAGGCGCGCGCCGAAGCCGGGCGCTGCCTGGATTGCGGCATCAACACGATCTTCGACGGTGAGCGTTGCATCCTGTGCGGCGGCTGCGTCGATGTCTGCCCCACGGTCTGCCTGAAGCTGGTGTCGTTCGATCGCATCGCGCCGGCGCCTGAATTGCAGACGGCAGTGAACACGCTGGAACTGGACCCGTCCGACCTCTCCGCCATCATCAAGGACGAAGAGCGCTGCATCCGCTGCGGATTGTGCGCCGAACGTTGCCCCACGACCGCCATCACCATGGAGCGATTCAGTTTTGCCAAGGAGTGGAAGCCATGTCCCGACTCGACCCACCCCGCGTGACCCGGCGCAGCTTTCTCAGTATCGCGTCGCTGGGCAGCTTCATCGCCGCGGTCGGCACCGCGGCCGCCGGGCTCTTCCGTCTGCCCAACCCGGCAGTGCTGCCCGGGCCGGTGCGGCGCTTCAAGCTGGGCGCTCCGGAGCAGTTCACGCCCGGCACCGAAACCCTGTTCTCGGAGGAGAACCTGGTGCTGTTCCGCGATGACGAAGGCTTCTACGCGATTTCCACCACCTGCACTCATCTGGGATGCATCGTCTCGCGCGCCAAGGAGGGATTCGCCTGTCCCTGTCACGGCTCGCGTTTTGACGAGCGCGGAAGCGTAGTGGGCGGTCCGGCGCCGCGCCCCCTGCCCTGGCTGGAAGTAAGCCGCGCCGCCGATGGACAGCTCGTGATCAATGCCGACAACGAAGTGCCCGCCGGCACGCGCTACCGCGTCTAGGAGGCGAACCATGGCAACCGCGACCCAGGAATTCGTTCACAACCTGCGCGAACTCCCTCATACCGTGAAGGACGCGTGGTTCCGCCTGGGCAAGACGCCGGAATCCGAGCGCGAAGAATCACAAGCCACTTTTCACAACCTCTTCCTGCACATCCACAGCGTGCGGGTGCACGTGCGCACGCTCAGCCCGACGCTGACCTTTGGTCTGGGTCTGATGGCGGCGGCGACGTTCGGCATCACCGTGGTCACCGGCCTTCTGCTGATGGTCTACTACAAGCCTTCCACGGACCTGGCCTACCAGTCCATCAAGGACATCCACTTCACCGTCTACACCGGGCGATTCATCCGCAACATCCATCGCTGGGCGGCGCAGTTGATGGTCCTGACCGTGCTCCTGCACATGGCGCGGGTGTTCTTCACCGGCAGCTACAAGAAACCGCGGGAGTTCAACTGGCTGGTCGGATTGGGGCTGCTGGTCCTCACCCTGGCGCTCAGCTTCACGGGATACCTGCTGCCCTGGGACCAGCTTGCGTATTGGGCCATCACCATCGGGTCGAATATCGCCAACTCGCCGCGCGAGCTGACCGACGCGGTGGGCGTCACGCGCTGGCTCGACCCCGGCGGTTTCCAGAAGCGGCTGCTCTTGGGCGCGAACTATGTCGGGCAGGACGCGCTGATCCGCTTTTACGTCCTGCACGTGTTCCTGCTCCCCCTGGCGCTGGTGACCCTGCTGGGCGTGCACTTCTGGCGCATCCGCAAAGACGGCGGCCTCGCCCGCCCGGAAGACCCGATGGGAGGCCCGGCCGAGTGGGGCGGCGCCCGCCGCACGGTTTTCGAGCCCGTGCCCACCAAGACCTACGGCCTGATGGCCCTGGTGAAGGGCAAGCGCCCTACGGTGAACCGAGGGCCGGAGAACACGGTGATGGCCTGGCCGCACCTGTTCTGGGCGGAGCTGGCCGTATTCATGATCACCGTAGCCGCGACCCTCATACTCTCCTTCTACTGGGACGCGCCGCTCAAGGAACTGGCCAATCCTGGCATTCCTGAGAACCCGGCCAAGGCGCCCTGGTACTTCCTCGGCATCCAGGAGCTGGTTTCGTACTCCGCGTTCACCGGAGGACTGCTGATCCCGCTGATCGTCGTCGTGGGGCTCGCGCTCATCCCGTTCCTCGACCGCAGGTCGGGCGGCGAAGGCGTGTGGTTCGGGACGAAGGGGGAACGCTCCGTCTTTCTCAATTCCCTGCTGTTTGCGGTACTCGTGACCGTGGGCATGCTGATCTTCACGGTGGACTACGGCTGGTTGCGCAACTGGTTCCCCGAGATCCACCAGCTCTGGATCATCACCTTCAACCCCGGCTCGCTGCTGGTGTTGATCTTCGCGGCCTGGTCGCTGGTAGTGCTGAGGCGCAGAGACTCCGTGCGGCTGGCGGCAGTCGCGCTCTTCACCTGCTTCCTGGTCGGTTTCACGATTCTGACTTATTTCGCCACCGTCCACCGAGGACCGAACTGGCATTTCTATTGGTGGCCTTCGCAGTGGCCGGTGCACTAGGGGGATGAGATGAAGGATCCCTCGCGCATTTATCGCTGGACCGTACTCGGGGCGAGCATTCTCACCATCATCTATCTGCTGGCCTCCGCGGCCCACGAGAACTACTTCACCCAGTGGAGCGGCGTGCAGCGGCAGTACCGCGAGATCCTCCGGCAGAAGGCCACCGACGCGCGCGGCCGCGAGTTGCAGAGCAAGTTCCGCATCGAGCTGAAGCAGGTCAGCCTGCCGGCCCTGGGGACGGTGGACCGCTGTGTCACCTGCCACAACGGCATCGACGACCCCAGGATGACCGATGTGGCATTGCCTCACCGCGTCCACCCTGCCGGCATCCTCGACATCCATCCGGTCGACCGCTTCGGATGCACCATCTGCCATCACGGCCAGGGCCCTGCGACCAACTTCCGCGACGCCAAGGCCGAAGACGCTTTCTGGGACTATCCTCTGCTGCCCGCGGAGTTGACCCAGGCCACTTGCGTCACCTGTCACGACGCGGAAAAGCTGCCGGCGGCGCAGATCCCGCTGCTGGCCGCTGGGATGAAGCTCTATCGCGAGAAGAGCTGCGGTTCCTGCCACAAGCTCGGTGGACGTGGAGGCGCGCTTGGGCCGGCGCTCGATAACGAAGGCGCCAAGACGCGCCACCAGCTCACGATGGCGAACCTGAAGGCGCCGCACACCACTTGGGGATGGCAGGAAGCTCACTTCCGCGATCCCGGAGCGGTCGTAACCGGCAGCCAGATGCGCAACCCGACCGTCACCCGGCAAGAGGCGCTGGCGCTGACCGTATACATGCTTTCACAGTGGAAGCGCGACATCCCCGAGAGCTACCTGGCGCCGGACAAGATCGAGCAGAAATACCGCGCCTTGCATCCGGCGCCGCTCTCCGGCGAGCAGGTTTACCGGCAATATTGCTTCGCCTGCCATGGCAGCGGGACTTACAGCCGCTGGGACAAGACCTTCAAACGCTTCATTCCCGCGGTGCGCGGTATTTCTCTGGTCGCGGCCGCCAGCCCCGAGTATCTGGCCGGCAACATCCGGCAGGGACGGCCTGGCACGCAGATGCCGGCCTGGGACAAGCACGCCGGCGGCCTGCTGCCGGAGGAGATCACCGCTGTGACCGAGTACCTGCGGGCCGGAGCTCCTGTGCCCGAGAAGATGCCCCCGCTCACCCTGTCGGGTGACGCCAAACGGGGCGTAACGCTGTTTCTCGGCAACTGCGCCGGTTGTCACGGCATGAATGGCCGCGGCGGGGTCGCACCGGAGATCGGCAACCCGGTCTTCCAGAAGGCGGCCAGCGACGAGCTCATCGTCCGCACCATCCGCCACGGACGGCAGGGCACCGCGATGCCGGCCTTCCAGCGGCCGGACGCGCCGGCGTTCAGCGATCAGGATGTCGCTGACGTTCTCGCCTACGTGCGCACGCTGGGGGAGCACAAGCGCGACAAGGCTGTTGCGCAAAACGCGATTCCAGCGTCTGGAGGTAACCATGAGCGATAAAGAGCAGAAGAAAAGCTGGTCGCGGCGCAACTTCATTGAGACTGCGGCGCTGGCGACCGCGGCCCTGGCGATCCCCGGCTGCTCGCGCAAGGAAAAACCGGTGCTCAGCACGCTCGTGGGCGACTTCGATCCGCTCCGCACCTATCCCTATCGCGGCTGGGAGGACTTCTACCGCAAGATCTGGACCTGGGACAAAGTGGTGCGTTCGACGCATTCCGCCAACTGCACCGGTTCCTGCTCCTGGAAGGTCTATGTCCGCAATGGGGTGATGGTGCGCGAAGAGCAGGCGGCCGACTATCCCCGCATCAGCCAGGACCTGCCCGACTACAACCCGCGCGGTTGCCAGAAGGGCGGCTGCTTCGTGGAGTACGTTTACAGCCCGCAGCGGCTGCGCTACCCGCTGATCCGGACCGGCGAGCGGGGCGAGGGCAAGTGGCGGCGGGCCACCTGGGACGAAGCGCTCACGCTGGTCGCGGAAAAGCTGCTCGACAACGTTTACCACCACGGACCGGATACCAACACCTTCTTCAGCGTGATCCCGGCGATGAGTCCGGTGAGCTTCTGCGCCGGCTCGCGGCTCGCGCACTACATCGGCGGCGTGTTCCTTTCTTTTTACGATTGGTATTGCGACCTGCCTCCGGGTGAGCCGCTCACCTGGGGCGTCCAGACGGAAGCCTGCGAATGCGCTGACTGGTTCAACTCCAAGTACATCGTGCTCTGGGGCTCGAACATCTCGCAGACCCGCATCCCCGACGCGCACTTCGCCTACGAAGCGCGTTACAACGGCGCCAAAATCGTCTGCATCTCGCCGGACTACAACGCCAGCGCGACCCATGCCGACCTTTTCTTCCAGATCAATCCCGGCACCGACGGCATTCTCGCCCTCGGCGTGGCCAAGCTGCTGATCGACCAGAACCTCATCGACATCCCCTACGTCAAAGAGCAGACCGACCTGCCGCTGCTGGTACTCAAGACACGCAAACGCTTCTTGCGGCAGTCGGATGTGGAGGCAAAGGGCAAGGAGGATGTGTTCTACGTCTGGGATACGAAGCAGCAGCGGGCCGTGCCCACGCCCGGTTCGATGGGATCAGACAAGAAGACCATCGAGTTGAGTGGCATCGATCCGGCTCTGGCCGGCAGCTTCAGCGTCCGCTTGGCGGATGGTACGACCGCCGAGGTCACCACCGTCTTCGAGATGCTGAAGCAGGAGCTCGCGCAATACACGCTGGACAGGGTGGCCGCTCGCACCGGGCTCCCGGCAAAGGAGATCGAACTCTTCGCCCGAGAACTCGGCACCCGCAAGCCCGCGATGATCATCCACGGCGCCGGGACGAACCACTGGTTCCACAACGACCTGATCAACCGCTCGTTCATCCTGCTGGTCGCGCTCACGGGCAACACCGGCAAGAACGGCGGGGGCTTTAACCACTATGTCGGCCAGGAACGCATCTGGCCGGAGCACGGCTTCTTCCAGCTCGCCTTCCCCGAAGGGCGCAAGAAGCAGCGCTTCCAGAACACCACGCTGTGGAGCTATGTCCATTCCACCAGCAAGGACCCGCACCTCTACAACGGCAAGCCCATCGACTGGTACATCCAGGAATCGGTGAAGAATGGCTGGATGCCGCTATGGCCCAAGGGCGGCCGCAAGCCGCGCGCCATGGTGGTGTGGCGTGCCAACTATCTCAACCAGGCGAAGGGCAACGAGATCCTGGAATCGTCCCTGTGGCGCGATCTCGACCTCATCGTGGACATCAACTACCGCATGGACACCACGGCGCTTTACTCCGACGTGGTGCTGCCGGCAGCGAGTTACTACGAGAAGGTGGACCTCAACTCCACCGACTGCCACAGCTACATCCATCCCTTCGGCAAGGCGCTCGAACCGCTGTTCGAGAGCAAAACCGATTGGGACATCTTCCACGCCCTGGCTGAGAAGATGGCGGAGGTCGCGTCCAAGAAGGGCTTGAAGCCCTTCCGCGACGACGCCTTCGAATGGAACCGCGACTTCACCAAGCTGGCGCACGACTGGACGGGCAAGGGCGCCATCCTCACCGACGAGCAGGCGGCCAACTTCATCCTGGCCAACGCGGAAGAGACCAAGGGAATGACCTACCAGGGGCTGCTAGAGAAGCCACAGCGCTTCGTCGCCACCGACCCCGAGTCGTGGAACAGCGACGTGGAGAACGGCATCGCCTACACGCCGTTCAAGCACCAGCTGGAGAAGAAGCGCCCCTGGCGTACCCTCACCGGGCGGCAGCAGTTCTACATCGACCACCCCTGGTACCTGGAACTAGGCGAGGCCCTGCCCACATTCAAGGAACCGCTCCCCGAAAAGTATCCGCTGTACTGGAATACGCCGCACGGGCGCTGGTCCATCCATTCCACCTGGCGCGACCATCGCGCCATGTTGCGGCTGCAGCGCGGCGGGCCCATCGTCTACATGCATCCCGACGATGCCCGCAAGCGCGGCCTCAAGGACAACGACTGGGTCCGCATCTACAACAACGTCGGGCAATGCGTCTGCCGCCTGCAACTCCTGCCGGGAGAGAAACCGGGACGCGTCACCATGTATCACGGCTGGGAGAAGTATCTGGGCTTCCAGCAGGGCGGCTGGCAGTCACTCACCTACATCAAGATCAAGCCCACCCAGCTCATCGGCAAGTACGGACACGTCAACTTCCGGCTGAACTACTGGGGGCCGACCGGCAACAACCGCGACATCAAGGTCGAGATCGAAAAGGCCAGGGTGTAAGGGAGAGGCCATGTCAAAACATCAATATGCGATGGTCATGGACCTGAACAAGTGCCTGGGCTGCCAGACCTGCACCATCGCCTGCAAGAAGCTGTGGACCGACCGCGATGGCACCGGGTACATGTACTGGAACAACGTCGAGACCCGCCCCGGGATGGGATATCCGCGGCAGTGGGACCGCATCGGCGGCGGCTGGAAAGACGGCCAGCTGCAGCCCAGCCCGCTGCCCACCATGGACGATTACGGACACGCCTGGGAATTCGACTACGAGCAGCGGCTCTACGAGGGAAAGAAGAAGCCGGTCATGCCCTCGCCCGCCCCGCAATCGGGCGTGAACTGGGACGAGGACGTCGGCGGCATGAACGGCGATGAGAACTACTTCTTCTACCTCCCGCGCATCTGCAATCACTGCACCTATCCGGCGTGCCTGGAGGCGTGCCCGCGCAAGGCCATCTACAAGCGCGACGAAGACGGCATCGTAGTCATCGACCAGGACCGTTGCCAGGGCTACCGCTACTGCATCAAGGCCTGCCCCTACAAGAAGATCTACTACAACGAAGTGACCGGCAAGTCGGAGAAGTGCATCTTCTGCTATCCCCGGCTGGAGAAGGGCGAAGTGAACGCCTGCGCCGCGCAGTGTCCGGGGCGGCTGCGCTTTGTCGGCCTGCTCGACGATCCGGAGTCGCCGGTACATAAACTTGTGCTCGTTCACCGTGCA
This region of Terriglobales bacterium genomic DNA includes:
- a CDS encoding molybdopterin-dependent oxidoreductase, with product MSDKEQKKSWSRRNFIETAALATAALAIPGCSRKEKPVLSTLVGDFDPLRTYPYRGWEDFYRKIWTWDKVVRSTHSANCTGSCSWKVYVRNGVMVREEQAADYPRISQDLPDYNPRGCQKGGCFVEYVYSPQRLRYPLIRTGERGEGKWRRATWDEALTLVAEKLLDNVYHHGPDTNTFFSVIPAMSPVSFCAGSRLAHYIGGVFLSFYDWYCDLPPGEPLTWGVQTEACECADWFNSKYIVLWGSNISQTRIPDAHFAYEARYNGAKIVCISPDYNASATHADLFFQINPGTDGILALGVAKLLIDQNLIDIPYVKEQTDLPLLVLKTRKRFLRQSDVEAKGKEDVFYVWDTKQQRAVPTPGSMGSDKKTIELSGIDPALAGSFSVRLADGTTAEVTTVFEMLKQELAQYTLDRVAARTGLPAKEIELFARELGTRKPAMIIHGAGTNHWFHNDLINRSFILLVALTGNTGKNGGGFNHYVGQERIWPEHGFFQLAFPEGRKKQRFQNTTLWSYVHSTSKDPHLYNGKPIDWYIQESVKNGWMPLWPKGGRKPRAMVVWRANYLNQAKGNEILESSLWRDLDLIVDINYRMDTTALYSDVVLPAASYYEKVDLNSTDCHSYIHPFGKALEPLFESKTDWDIFHALAEKMAEVASKKGLKPFRDDAFEWNRDFTKLAHDWTGKGAILTDEQAANFILANAEETKGMTYQGLLEKPQRFVATDPESWNSDVENGIAYTPFKHQLEKKRPWRTLTGRQQFYIDHPWYLELGEALPTFKEPLPEKYPLYWNTPHGRWSIHSTWRDHRAMLRLQRGGPIVYMHPDDARKRGLKDNDWVRIYNNVGQCVCRLQLLPGEKPGRVTMYHGWEKYLGFQQGGWQSLTYIKIKPTQLIGKYGHVNFRLNYWGPTGNNRDIKVEIEKARV
- a CDS encoding 4Fe-4S dicluster domain-containing protein, yielding MSKHQYAMVMDLNKCLGCQTCTIACKKLWTDRDGTGYMYWNNVETRPGMGYPRQWDRIGGGWKDGQLQPSPLPTMDDYGHAWEFDYEQRLYEGKKKPVMPSPAPQSGVNWDEDVGGMNGDENYFFYLPRICNHCTYPACLEACPRKAIYKRDEDGIVVIDQDRCQGYRYCIKACPYKKIYYNEVTGKSEKCIFCYPRLEKGEVNACAAQCPGRLRFVGLLDDPESPVHKLVLVHRAALPLFPEKGTQPNVFYVPPFNPPKRGNYDKSILEDPRLPLDYLIYLFGPEVQDLITRLEAELKTTQAGGRSELLQLLIGRDAETRYRIKPELVQIKL